In Carnobacterium sp. CP1, the following are encoded in one genomic region:
- a CDS encoding pyridoxamine kinase, whose translation MKQPRILVIQDISASCRISMNVAVPILSCLGNWVNVLPTALLSTHTGKEFEKYTFLDLSAENLAILEHWRSLNIKFDGIVIGYLGTLQQIELMQKVIKEFTTEEALVVLDPVMGDEGQLYDGYTQQHVQAMRELCSYADVLIPNITEACLLTGRPYLTKPHQKGEVEELVKQLQQLTDKEIILSGVMLNEASVGAAIVSKTNAVKIQYTFAPVYPGHFDGTGDLFTSTVAGFLFQQQSLLRAAQVAVNYVSKVVEQTIQEGIDPLYGVVFEKELFYLMQQLREGTD comes from the coding sequence GTGAAGCAACCAAGAATTTTAGTCATCCAAGATATCTCAGCTAGTTGCCGGATCTCAATGAATGTAGCCGTCCCTATTTTGAGCTGTCTGGGAAATTGGGTCAATGTCTTGCCTACTGCCTTGCTTTCCACGCATACCGGCAAAGAGTTTGAAAAGTATACCTTTCTGGATTTAAGCGCTGAGAACTTGGCGATTCTGGAGCATTGGCGTTCATTGAATATTAAATTTGACGGCATTGTCATTGGGTATTTAGGGACTTTGCAACAAATAGAACTAATGCAAAAGGTGATCAAAGAGTTTACTACCGAAGAGGCATTGGTCGTTTTAGACCCAGTGATGGGAGACGAAGGACAATTGTATGATGGCTACACTCAGCAGCATGTGCAAGCCATGCGTGAACTTTGCAGTTATGCGGATGTCTTGATACCTAACATCACGGAAGCGTGCCTGTTGACGGGACGACCGTATCTAACAAAGCCTCATCAAAAAGGCGAAGTGGAAGAGTTGGTCAAACAACTGCAGCAGTTAACAGACAAAGAAATTATTTTATCTGGTGTGATGCTGAATGAAGCAAGCGTTGGAGCAGCCATCGTTTCAAAAACGAATGCAGTCAAGATCCAGTATACATTTGCACCAGTTTACCCGGGACATTTTGATGGTACGGGAGATTTGTTCACCAGTACGGTCGCGGGCTTCTTGTTTCAACAGCAATCATTGCTGCGTGCTGCTCAAGTAGCGGTAAACTATGTATCTAAAGTTGTTGAACAGACGATCCAAGAGGGAATTGATCCGTTATATGGAGTGGTTTTCGAAAAAGAGTTGTTTTATTTGATGCAGCAGTTGAGAGAAGGAACAGATTAA
- a CDS encoding peptide ABC transporter substrate-binding protein, which produces MKKFKKNHFLFSLTVLAAFLTACGGTENQSATSSTTDEEAAHAAEQTISVGVLNELSTGDTLLVSDIGTNTAMSQYLEGLYRLDENNQPEPALAEETTVSEDGLTYHFKLREDAKWSNGDPVTAHDFVYAWQQAVNPDKAAPYSYMFTSIVNAEAIINGEMEPETLGIEATGDHELEVHLIGPVSYFLGEMAFLPFFPQNQAFVEEMGERYGTSSETTLYNGPFTLTGWNGTNQSWKYEKNDQYWDADNIILDSISVQVIKEVSTALNLFESGQLDDAILSGETAKQYTSHEAYVVEPEARTNFLEFNYTDNPIFSNADLRAAFSLILDRNELASTILGNGSIAAAAFVPHDFVSNADTGNDFADDAGDFLTYDPEKAKELFEAAKEELNMDKIEIDLIADDDETSKVVSQYIQGELQNNFDGLKINLVNIPKNNRIEKGQSGDFDIILGGWGAILPDAINLLDILNSETTFNNGPYKNEKVDQLLNDAETVNANDPNARWQNMLDAQKIMLEEYGLIPLYHTAEAHLRNPKLKDVEIHSVSGRYDYRRAYVAE; this is translated from the coding sequence ATGAAAAAATTCAAAAAAAATCACTTCCTTTTTTCTCTCACAGTGTTAGCTGCTTTTTTGACCGCTTGCGGAGGAACAGAAAATCAGTCAGCAACCTCTTCAACCACTGATGAAGAAGCTGCCCATGCAGCAGAACAAACAATTTCAGTCGGTGTACTGAATGAGCTTTCTACCGGAGATACTTTACTGGTGTCCGATATTGGAACCAACACGGCTATGAGTCAATATTTAGAAGGCCTTTATCGTTTGGATGAAAACAATCAACCAGAGCCGGCGCTTGCTGAAGAAACAACCGTCTCAGAAGATGGCTTAACGTATCATTTCAAGTTAAGAGAAGATGCCAAATGGTCAAATGGCGATCCGGTAACGGCGCATGACTTTGTGTATGCTTGGCAACAAGCGGTCAATCCTGACAAAGCCGCTCCTTATTCATATATGTTCACTTCCATCGTCAACGCCGAAGCGATCATCAATGGTGAAATGGAGCCAGAAACGCTAGGTATCGAAGCTACCGGTGACCATGAATTAGAAGTGCATTTGATTGGTCCGGTATCTTACTTCCTCGGAGAAATGGCTTTCCTGCCGTTTTTCCCGCAGAACCAAGCTTTTGTAGAAGAGATGGGAGAGCGTTACGGAACCAGTAGTGAAACAACGCTTTACAACGGGCCTTTTACTCTAACCGGGTGGAACGGTACCAATCAATCTTGGAAATATGAAAAAAATGATCAATACTGGGATGCAGATAACATTATTTTGGACAGTATCTCGGTTCAAGTCATCAAAGAGGTTTCTACTGCCTTAAATTTATTTGAATCGGGGCAGTTAGATGATGCTATCCTTTCAGGTGAAACAGCTAAACAATATACAAGCCACGAAGCTTATGTAGTAGAGCCCGAAGCTCGTACTAATTTTTTAGAATTCAATTATACGGACAACCCTATTTTTTCTAACGCTGATTTAAGGGCTGCTTTTTCGCTGATCTTGGATCGCAACGAATTAGCTTCTACTATTTTAGGCAATGGCTCGATTGCGGCTGCTGCTTTTGTGCCGCATGATTTTGTCAGCAATGCCGATACCGGAAATGATTTTGCAGATGATGCCGGCGATTTCCTAACCTACGATCCTGAAAAAGCTAAAGAGCTGTTTGAGGCAGCTAAAGAAGAATTAAATATGGACAAGATAGAAATTGATTTAATCGCTGATGACGATGAAACGAGTAAAGTGGTTTCACAGTATATTCAAGGCGAATTGCAAAATAACTTTGATGGCTTGAAAATAAATTTGGTCAACATACCCAAAAACAATCGAATTGAAAAAGGACAATCTGGTGATTTCGATATCATTTTAGGCGGTTGGGGCGCCATTTTACCCGATGCTATCAACTTACTTGATATCCTAAATAGTGAAACCACATTTAATAACGGACCTTACAAAAACGAAAAGGTCGATCAGTTATTGAATGATGCTGAAACGGTAAACGCTAATGATCCAAATGCCCGCTGGCAAAATATGCTCGATGCACAAAAAATCATGTTGGAAGAATACGGCTTGATTCCTTTGTACCATACAGCGGAAGCTCATTTGCGCAACCCTAAATTAAAAGATGTAGAAATTCATTCCGTCAGCGGCCGTTACGATTACCGCCGTGCTTATGTAGCCGAATAA
- a CDS encoding PLP-dependent cysteine synthase family protein: MLVRKITDLIGNTPLLEIQGFDLPENTKIFAKLEMLNPGGSVKDRLGIKLLKSAVDEGLINSETIIIEPTAGNTGIGLALAAQKYNLKVIFIVPEKFSQEKQILMKALGATIVHTPNNQGMLGAIKKAEELAAELEHSYLPSQFENPMNPLAYYETLGPELIFDLGSKRIDVFIAGAGSGGTFSGTARYLKEHYSETVACVVEPEGSILGGGQAHSHKTEGIGMEFIPDFMDQKLIDKIYTISDEEAFYYVRKLAESNGVFVGSSSGAAFAACLKEAQELPAGSTIVTVFPDSSERYMSKNIYQEGVSNK, encoded by the coding sequence ATGTTAGTCAGAAAAATCACAGATTTAATAGGCAATACACCCTTGTTAGAAATCCAGGGATTTGACCTACCGGAAAACACGAAAATATTTGCTAAGTTAGAAATGCTTAATCCAGGCGGCAGCGTTAAAGACCGATTGGGAATAAAATTATTGAAAAGCGCCGTCGATGAAGGATTGATCAATAGTGAAACCATTATTATTGAACCGACTGCTGGAAATACTGGAATAGGGCTAGCTTTAGCAGCACAAAAATACAATTTGAAAGTAATTTTTATTGTTCCAGAAAAATTTAGTCAAGAAAAACAAATATTGATGAAAGCTCTAGGAGCAACAATAGTTCATACTCCTAATAATCAAGGAATGCTAGGAGCCATTAAGAAAGCTGAAGAACTAGCCGCTGAACTGGAACACAGTTATCTTCCTTCTCAATTCGAGAATCCAATGAATCCTTTAGCTTATTATGAAACTCTGGGCCCGGAACTTATTTTTGATTTAGGTTCAAAGCGAATTGATGTATTTATTGCCGGTGCAGGCAGCGGAGGGACCTTTTCTGGCACTGCACGCTATTTAAAAGAACACTATTCAGAAACTGTAGCTTGTGTTGTTGAGCCAGAAGGATCCATATTGGGAGGAGGGCAGGCACACAGTCATAAAACGGAAGGAATAGGAATGGAATTTATTCCGGATTTTATGGACCAAAAATTGATTGATAAAATTTACACGATTTCAGATGAAGAAGCCTTTTACTACGTAAGAAAGCTTGCCGAATCAAATGGAGTGTTTGTTGGAAGTTCAAGTGGAGCAGCGTTTGCTGCTTGCCTGAAAGAAGCCCAAGAGTTGCCGGCTGGGAGCACTATCGTAACGGTTTTTCCCGATAGCAGCGAACGCTATATGAGTAAAAATATTTATCAAGAAGGAGTGTCTAATAAATGA
- a CDS encoding thioredoxin family protein, which yields MNTFPQATSINEVRNFIDENPLAFVYISRENCGVCHAVQPQVQEMLVEFPMIKPIQVNADKVPEIASEFTVFTVPALLLFADNKEVVREARFVVTDNLHDQFQRVVENYEQL from the coding sequence ATGAACACTTTTCCTCAAGCAACCTCTATTAACGAGGTCAGAAACTTCATTGATGAAAACCCATTGGCATTTGTATACATTTCAAGAGAGAATTGCGGCGTTTGTCATGCCGTTCAACCTCAAGTTCAAGAAATGTTAGTAGAATTTCCTATGATCAAACCCATTCAAGTAAATGCAGATAAAGTTCCTGAAATTGCAAGTGAATTCACAGTATTTACTGTTCCTGCTTTGCTTTTGTTTGCTGATAATAAAGAAGTTGTCCGAGAAGCGCGTTTTGTCGTTACGGATAATCTGCATGATCAATTCCAGCGCGTCGTTGAAAATTATGAGCAACTGTAA
- a CDS encoding bifunctional cystathionine gamma-lyase/homocysteine desulfhydrase, whose amino-acid sequence MKMKTKLIHGGISHDEATGSLNVPIHQTSTYKQEKVGKHKGYEYSRTGNPTRFAVEELISDLEEGVRGFAFASGSAGIHTVFSLFSEGDHIIVGDDVYGGTYRLINAVLIRLGLEFTTVDTSNAALIESAIRPETKAVFLETPTNPLLKITDIQAVAAIAKKHDALAIVDNTFATPYYQRPLTLGADIVVHSASKYLGGHSDLVAGLVTTNNEAVADEIGFLQNAIGGILGPQDSFILQRGIKTLGVRMEEHEKNAQAIVEYLNNHSGIEKVYYPGLATHAGHAIAKQQASGFGGMVSFELKAGYPVEKFVEKLEVITLAESLGAVESLIEIPALMTHGSIPKAVRLASGIKDELIRLSVGLEDKEDLIADLEQALAAMD is encoded by the coding sequence ATGAAAATGAAGACAAAATTAATTCATGGGGGCATTAGCCATGACGAAGCAACGGGATCACTTAATGTGCCCATTCACCAAACCTCTACTTATAAACAAGAAAAAGTCGGCAAACATAAAGGCTATGAGTATTCAAGAACGGGCAATCCGACACGATTTGCTGTTGAAGAACTGATCAGCGACTTGGAAGAAGGTGTGAGAGGTTTTGCATTTGCTTCAGGTTCAGCCGGAATACACACTGTTTTCTCTCTTTTTTCAGAAGGAGACCATATTATCGTTGGAGATGACGTTTACGGAGGAACGTATCGGTTGATCAATGCCGTTTTAATTCGTCTGGGATTAGAATTTACAACTGTTGATACCAGTAATGCTGCTCTTATTGAATCCGCTATTCGTCCAGAAACAAAAGCTGTATTTTTGGAAACACCCACCAACCCATTGCTAAAGATTACCGATATCCAGGCGGTGGCAGCTATCGCTAAAAAGCATGATGCTTTAGCAATTGTCGACAATACGTTTGCGACTCCTTATTACCAACGTCCGCTTACTTTAGGAGCAGATATTGTGGTTCACAGTGCTTCGAAATATCTAGGTGGGCACAGTGATCTTGTTGCTGGTTTGGTTACTACCAACAATGAAGCAGTAGCGGATGAAATTGGCTTTCTGCAAAATGCTATTGGGGGGATTTTAGGACCGCAAGATAGTTTTATCTTGCAACGGGGTATTAAAACATTAGGCGTTCGTATGGAAGAACACGAAAAAAATGCACAAGCCATTGTCGAGTATCTGAACAACCATTCAGGAATCGAAAAAGTATATTATCCAGGTCTAGCAACACATGCCGGACACGCTATTGCCAAGCAACAAGCGAGTGGTTTCGGCGGTATGGTTTCTTTTGAATTAAAAGCGGGCTATCCTGTTGAAAAATTTGTAGAAAAACTTGAAGTTATTACCCTTGCAGAAAGCCTTGGAGCAGTTGAGAGTTTGATAGAGATCCCAGCTTTGATGACTCATGGCTCTATTCCAAAAGCAGTCCGCTTAGCATCAGGTATTAAAGATGAATTGATTCGTTTATCCGTTGGGCTGGAAGATAAGGAAGATTTAATTGCTGATTTGGAACAAGCTTTAGCGGCTATGGATTAA
- a CDS encoding EAL domain-containing protein produces MDEFQFHFQPKVDVQNNRVIGYEILLRNKEQNPHYPAAKMEKIIHSKKEHSHFLNWFQEELVRLVQLFPTVQFSINFAPRQLFYPETTDFFTTMQPYAKQLAIEITEDAPLFAASTENVDSLTIDQQLQSIFASIKAKGYCIALDDVGSGKNSLDEVLKYTPYLDQIKFSIVKCTKKDIKEETLHLFLGAWQRFSEDYHLDFIVEGIEDQATSEGLKEQGIVLQQGYHFGKPSKCIKKCR; encoded by the coding sequence ATGGATGAGTTTCAATTTCACTTTCAACCTAAAGTCGATGTGCAGAACAATCGAGTGATTGGATATGAAATCTTATTAAGAAACAAAGAGCAAAACCCGCATTACCCAGCTGCAAAAATGGAAAAGATTATCCATAGCAAAAAAGAACACAGTCATTTTTTAAATTGGTTTCAAGAGGAACTAGTGCGATTGGTGCAGTTGTTTCCGACAGTGCAGTTTTCTATCAATTTCGCTCCTAGACAATTATTTTATCCGGAAACCACTGATTTTTTTACGACGATGCAGCCGTATGCTAAACAATTGGCCATCGAAATAACTGAAGACGCTCCATTATTTGCTGCTTCAACTGAAAACGTTGATTCTTTAACGATCGATCAACAACTGCAATCTATTTTTGCATCGATCAAAGCAAAGGGCTACTGCATTGCATTGGATGATGTGGGCTCAGGAAAAAATTCATTGGATGAGGTTTTAAAATATACTCCTTATCTAGACCAAATTAAATTTTCAATCGTAAAATGCACTAAAAAAGATATAAAAGAAGAAACGCTGCATCTGTTCTTAGGTGCTTGGCAACGGTTTTCTGAAGATTACCACCTTGATTTCATCGTGGAAGGTATTGAAGATCAAGCAACAAGTGAGGGGCTGAAAGAACAAGGGATAGTCCTTCAACAAGGTTACCACTTTGGAAAACCTTCAAAATGCATAAAGAAATGTCGGTAA
- a CDS encoding LapA family protein, giving the protein MGAIIGIVLLLLAIGVIALNMNPLVPISLWFTSVTLPVWTVIAGALVLGLLIAWLLALSKGTKNREKKKEQEDKLRVADLSKKEAVDQAKQDSEAQLIQKNAEIEGLKKQVSSLEEEMNKHLATTDIQSEQKTSTTKLAEADVDQQELKSENVTDSIRIEPDTKQTRTSKNKR; this is encoded by the coding sequence ATGGGCGCGATTATAGGGATAGTGTTGCTTTTATTGGCAATAGGGGTTATTGCTTTGAATATGAACCCGCTAGTACCGATCAGTTTATGGTTTACGTCAGTCACTTTGCCAGTTTGGACGGTCATCGCAGGAGCTTTAGTTTTAGGGCTTTTAATTGCTTGGCTTTTGGCACTCTCAAAAGGAACTAAGAATAGAGAAAAAAAGAAAGAACAAGAAGATAAACTAAGAGTTGCAGACCTATCAAAAAAAGAAGCGGTCGATCAAGCTAAACAAGACTCTGAAGCACAGCTGATACAAAAAAATGCTGAAATTGAAGGATTAAAAAAACAAGTCAGCAGTCTTGAAGAAGAGATGAATAAACATCTAGCGACTACAGACATACAAAGCGAGCAGAAAACTTCAACCACAAAACTTGCAGAAGCTGATGTTGATCAACAAGAGTTAAAAAGCGAAAACGTAACCGATAGTATCCGGATAGAGCCTGATACAAAACAAACAAGAACGAGTAAGAATAAGAGATAA
- a CDS encoding diguanylate cyclase, whose translation MLSSILLNIIANISILTTVSYVFVKLIPKEKTYTLNIKQKLLMIGLSSITSFILMLFSVDLPEEVIMDFRHVILIFLVYYFGPSVSVPTAFLMAALRLFWGINTTSIRTAIMYVVLGLVLPIVCKRLTKQLNKYAVLLLLNAVCVSTITINLFFLYDDFLLSALICLGLLILSSIVTITVTAFIEDLIKNLHLYLKEQEYAKMDYLTGLYNMREFNKKWKMIQADHSIATTAFAMLDIDHFKWINDTYGHANGNFILRQLATILKIGAPDNELVYRVGGEEFCLILNDLPYTEQEAIAENIRASVADTEFLLENGAGIHITISIGLAASAQQKDMKKLFRLADRCLYMAKDQGRNKVIGATMESE comes from the coding sequence ATGCTGTCATCTATTCTCTTAAATATTATTGCCAATATTTCGATTCTCACTACGGTATCTTATGTATTCGTTAAGTTGATTCCAAAAGAGAAAACGTACACGTTGAATATAAAACAAAAGCTGTTGATGATTGGGCTATCTAGTATAACAAGTTTTATTTTAATGCTTTTTTCAGTGGATTTGCCTGAAGAAGTTATTATGGATTTCAGACACGTTATTTTAATTTTTCTGGTTTATTATTTTGGCCCTTCAGTTTCTGTTCCGACAGCTTTTTTGATGGCAGCGTTGCGTCTGTTTTGGGGAATAAATACTACTTCAATCCGAACAGCGATAATGTACGTTGTACTGGGATTAGTATTGCCAATCGTATGTAAGAGACTAACGAAACAGTTAAATAAATATGCCGTCTTGCTGCTCCTCAATGCTGTTTGTGTGTCAACGATCACTATAAACTTGTTCTTTTTATATGACGACTTTTTATTGAGTGCTCTTATTTGCCTAGGTTTATTGATTCTTTCCAGTATTGTAACGATTACAGTAACAGCTTTTATTGAAGATTTGATAAAAAATCTGCATTTATATTTGAAAGAACAAGAATATGCAAAAATGGATTATTTGACTGGTTTATACAATATGAGAGAATTTAATAAAAAATGGAAAATGATCCAAGCTGACCACTCGATTGCAACGACTGCGTTTGCAATGTTGGACATTGATCATTTTAAATGGATCAACGACACTTATGGTCATGCAAATGGGAATTTTATTTTGCGGCAATTAGCAACGATTCTGAAAATAGGAGCTCCCGACAATGAACTTGTTTACCGTGTTGGCGGAGAAGAATTTTGTTTGATTTTAAACGATTTGCCGTATACAGAACAAGAAGCCATAGCTGAAAATATCAGAGCTAGCGTGGCAGACACAGAATTTTTATTAGAAAATGGAGCCGGTATCCATATAACCATATCCATAGGTTTGGCTGCTTCTGCCCAACAAAAAGACATGAAGAAGCTGTTCCGCTTAGCCGATCGGTGCTTATATATGGCTAAAGACCAAGGAAGAAACAAAGTAATTGGAGCAACAATGGAAAGTGAGTAG
- the pepT gene encoding peptidase T: MYEPLLNRFIAYAKVNTRSNPHSSTIPSTPSQIDFALNLAEELKKIGLDEVEYNEDNGFVTATLPSNVDKDVPVIGFLAHIDTADYAAENIQPQVHRNYDGKDILLNEELAITMTVAEFPQLKNYVGQTVITTDGTTLLGADDKAGMASIVSAMEEYIKHPERPHGKIRVAFGPDEEIGTGALLFDVEHFDADFAYTLDSGIVGKFEYETFNAAQAEITFKGTSVHPGSAKDSMVNALLLAAQFATALPQEEVPEKTEGYEGFYMLSSQVGTIDEVKATYIIRDHDKRLFENRKRHFKELVDQFNSTFDQPRLSLKLYDQYYNMRDIIEKDMYSVDLALEAYRELGIEPDVKPFRGGTDGSIITYKGLPTPNIFTGSENLHGKYEFVTLEGMEKAADVVMKIIELTAAK, encoded by the coding sequence ATGTACGAACCACTATTAAACCGTTTCATCGCTTACGCGAAAGTAAATACTCGATCAAATCCGCACAGTTCTACAATTCCGTCCACTCCTTCTCAAATTGATTTTGCTTTGAACTTAGCTGAGGAGTTAAAAAAAATCGGATTGGATGAAGTTGAATACAATGAAGACAATGGGTTTGTCACCGCTACTTTACCAAGTAATGTAGACAAAGATGTTCCCGTCATTGGTTTTCTTGCCCACATCGATACAGCTGATTACGCTGCTGAAAACATTCAACCACAAGTGCATAGAAACTATGACGGCAAGGATATTTTGCTGAATGAAGAACTGGCGATCACAATGACTGTGGCAGAATTTCCGCAATTAAAGAATTACGTTGGTCAAACCGTCATCACAACGGATGGAACTACCTTATTAGGTGCGGATGATAAAGCCGGAATGGCGTCCATTGTTTCCGCTATGGAAGAGTACATCAAACACCCAGAACGGCCGCATGGCAAAATCCGAGTAGCTTTTGGACCGGATGAAGAAATTGGTACAGGTGCTCTCTTGTTTGACGTAGAACATTTCGATGCTGATTTCGCTTATACACTGGACAGCGGTATCGTTGGAAAATTCGAGTATGAAACGTTCAATGCTGCGCAAGCGGAGATAACGTTTAAAGGTACGAGCGTTCACCCCGGTTCAGCAAAAGACAGTATGGTCAATGCTTTGCTGTTAGCAGCACAATTTGCGACTGCTTTGCCGCAAGAAGAAGTTCCTGAAAAAACGGAAGGTTATGAAGGATTCTACATGCTCTCTAGCCAAGTCGGAACGATCGACGAAGTCAAAGCTACTTACATCATCCGTGATCATGATAAAAGACTATTTGAAAATCGGAAGCGTCACTTCAAGGAATTGGTCGATCAGTTCAACAGCACCTTTGATCAACCACGTTTGAGTTTGAAACTGTATGACCAGTACTACAACATGCGCGATATTATTGAAAAAGATATGTACAGTGTTGATTTGGCTTTAGAAGCTTATCGAGAATTAGGCATTGAGCCGGACGTGAAACCTTTTCGCGGCGGAACAGATGGATCGATTATCACCTACAAAGGCTTGCCAACGCCTAATATCTTTACCGGGTCTGAAAACTTGCATGGCAAATACGAATTCGTTACATTGGAAGGCATGGAAAAAGCCGCTGATGTGGTCATGAAAATCATTGAATTAACCGCTGCAAAATAG
- a CDS encoding S-ribosylhomocysteine lyase, with protein MTKKMNVESFNLDHTKVKAPYVRLAGEKEGRNGDLILKYDVRFTQPNVEHMDMMCVHSLEHLTAELIRNHADYVVDFGPMGCQTGFYLTVINHNNYDEILNVIEKTMQDVLIATEVPASNPKQCGWAANHTLEGAQQLAREFLSKRDEWSNVFSIG; from the coding sequence ATGACAAAAAAAATGAATGTAGAGAGTTTTAATTTAGATCATACAAAAGTAAAAGCCCCTTATGTACGTCTTGCGGGAGAAAAAGAAGGTCGTAACGGTGATTTGATTTTAAAATATGATGTGCGATTCACACAACCAAATGTAGAGCACATGGATATGATGTGTGTTCATTCGTTGGAGCATTTGACAGCTGAACTGATTCGAAACCATGCCGACTATGTCGTTGATTTCGGTCCGATGGGGTGCCAAACAGGTTTTTATTTAACGGTGATCAACCACAATAATTACGATGAAATTTTAAATGTAATCGAAAAGACGATGCAAGATGTGCTTATAGCTACTGAAGTACCAGCTAGCAACCCAAAGCAATGTGGTTGGGCTGCAAATCATACGTTAGAAGGAGCACAGCAGTTGGCAAGAGAGTTTTTGTCTAAAAGAGATGAATGGAGTAACGTGTTTTCCATTGGCTAA
- a CDS encoding class I SAM-dependent methyltransferase, with amino-acid sequence MGREFLEIFSDWSEDYDEFVEGKDPEYQEVFKNYDRILNELVSRSGNSIIEFGIGTGNLTLKLLAAGKTVFPIEPSREMREAAQKKLPTELEIIDGDLQKYPKPDRAIDTMVSSYVFHHLTDKEKALVLKDYALQLEENGKVVFADTMFKSKAAFFQKLNEAKKQNFYRLAEDLEREYYPIVSTVEQLFEEAGFDVDVQQMNDYVWIVTGTKK; translated from the coding sequence ATGGGAAGAGAATTTTTAGAAATTTTTTCAGACTGGTCAGAAGATTATGATGAGTTTGTTGAAGGAAAAGACCCAGAGTACCAGGAAGTCTTTAAAAATTATGATAGGATATTAAATGAGCTTGTTTCAAGAAGCGGGAACAGCATCATAGAGTTTGGAATCGGTACAGGAAATTTAACGCTCAAATTGCTAGCAGCAGGAAAAACGGTTTTTCCCATTGAGCCTTCTAGGGAAATGCGGGAAGCAGCTCAAAAAAAACTGCCAACCGAACTTGAAATTATAGATGGCGATTTGCAGAAGTATCCAAAACCTGACAGAGCAATAGATACAATGGTTAGTTCCTATGTCTTCCATCATTTGACAGATAAAGAAAAGGCTCTAGTACTAAAGGATTACGCTCTCCAATTGGAAGAGAATGGAAAAGTCGTTTTTGCTGATACGATGTTTAAATCCAAAGCAGCATTTTTTCAAAAGCTTAACGAAGCCAAGAAACAGAACTTTTATCGATTAGCTGAAGATTTGGAGCGTGAGTATTATCCTATTGTTTCGACGGTGGAGCAGCTTTTTGAAGAAGCCGGTTTTGATGTGGATGTTCAGCAAATGAATGATTACGTCTGGATAGTGACTGGAACCAAAAAATAA